TACGAGTTCAGCCGGCCCATGCAGCGGGCCCAGTGCCCCACCCCCATCAAGGTGTTCGCCCACATCGCGCCCTACCACGGCGGCCCGGCGCGCATCACGAGCGCGAACGGCGCGGGCGACGCGGCGCTCTCGGCGCTCCTCCACGACATGTCGGCCAACCGCTACCACAAGGCCCGTGTCCCCACGTCGTCCAAGCACGCGCGGGATTTCCTCACGTACTCCTCGATGAGCCAGGTGTGCCGGTACGCGAACCGCGTGAGCTACGAGGTGCTCGTGCAGTCGTCGCCCAGGCTCACGCGAGGCCTGCCCGAGCGCGAAGAGGGCCTGAACGACGAGGCCTACTGGGCGATGTGAGCCCGGGTTTGGTCCCGCCCTGAGCGAGCGGAGCTCGCGATTTGGGGGGGACCGCAGGCGCGCAGGCCGTTAGGCCGAGCACCTGCGAGGGGGGGCACCTCCTTTGCCGGCTCCCTCTCATTTTCTCCCTCGATTCCCCGAGGACTACGCGCGCCCTGCCTTGCGTGAGGCGCGCCGGGCGTCTATGCCGTCACGATGCGCCATCGTGCCCCGTTCGTGCTTCGTGTCGCCTCCGTCGGGGTGCCTCTCGCGCTGGCGGCGCTCGTGGGCGCGGCGTGCGGTTCGGTCGATCCTACGCCGATCGACGACGAGCCCGCGGCCGACGCGTCCCCGTCCGACACCGGCGCGCGCGACGCGGCCCAGGCCCCCGACACGAGCACCCGCGACGCTTCCTCCGCCGTCGACGCCTCGGTCGATGCCTCCGGGGACGCGACCACCGACGCCGCCGACGCCGCCCCGGTCACGTGCCCGATTTGCCGCTACCCCGGCGGCCCCGTGTCGGGCGGGAACGTCGCCGCTCAAGGCCTCGTCGAGACGAGCGGCCTCGCCGCGAGCCGCGTGCACGCGAACGTCCTCTATGCCCACAACGACTCGGGAGACACCGCGCGCATCTTCATGATCGGCACGAACGGCGCATCGCGGAACGTCGTCTCGGTCACGGGCGCCCCTGCCGTCGACTGGGAGGACATCGCCGTCGGCAAATGCCCGTCGGGGAGCTGCGTGTTCGTCGGCGACATCGGCGACAACGGAAAGTCCCGGACCGACATCGCGCTCGTGCGCTTCCCGGAGCCTTCGCTCTCGGCCACCACCGTGGCCGCCGACGTCTTCCCGCTCCGCTACCCCGATGGCCCGCACGACGCCGAGACGCTCCTCGTCGACGACGCGGGCGCCGTCTACGTGATCACCAAAGAGACGTTCGGCGCGGTGTCGCTCGTGGCGTTCGGCGTCCCGGGCACCCCTGGCACCGCCCTCACGGGCCGCATCGTGGCGACCTTCACGCCACCCACGTTCGGCGTGCCCGCGGTCACCGGCGGCGACTTCTTCGGCGGTCCCTGCCCGCGCTTGGTCGTCCGCACGTACGCGGCGCTGCTCCTCTTCGAGGGCACCTCGGGCGAGGGCCCGGCCGACCTCGTGAAGCGCCCCTTTCGCACGCTCCAAGCCCCGCTCGAGCAGCAAGGCGAGGCTGTCGCCTTCGCGGCCGACGGGCGCTCCATCTTCACGGCGAGCGAAGGCACGAGCGTGCCGCTCAACGCCTGGTCGTGCGGCCCCTGAGCTCGGTCCTCGCGGGCACGAAGAAGCTCTCGGAAACGGCAGGTCGCCCGCACGAAACCTTTGGTAACGTGCGCTCGTGGGCCCGCGGACGCCGACCAGCGCCTCTAGAAAGCTCCGCACTTTCGCGGCGTTAGGCACGATCGTGGCCTCGCTGCTCGGCGCCCCCCCCGCGCGCGCCGGGGGGCCCCTCGGCCCGCAGGGCAGCCGCATCGACACGAGCAGCTACACGATCGATCTCTTCCAGGGCCCGCTCATCGGCTCGTCCCGTGTGACGGCCATGGCCGGCGCCGTGGTCGCGATCGCCGCGGGCGCCGACATCATGACGGCGAACCCGGCCACGCCGGCCGTGCGCTACCCGTCGTCGCACTCGGTGACCGACTGGAACGCCGGCATCGAGTGGCGGTTCCCGAGCCAGCTCGGCACGACCGACTTCGACAACAACGGCACGAAGGGCTTCACTTACAACGACTTCGTCTTCCTCTCGACGAGCGGCTACGTGCAACAAGGGCCGCTCGGGCTCGGCGTCGCGCTCGACGTGCAGCAGGTCGAGCTCGGGCGCGTGAGCGGAGCGCCGGCCATCCAGGCGGCCTCGCTGCGCCTCGCGTCGCTCCACCTCATGGGCGCGACGAGCATCGGCGACGAGCTCCACCTCGGCCTCGGCCTTCGAGGCGCGTTGATGACCCTCCGCGACTCGGGGCAGTCCGAGCTCACGGCCGTCCCCGGCACCGAGGGCCTGCTCACCATGGCGGGGCTCGCGCCCGAGGTGGGCACCCTCTGGGCACCACGCGATCTGCCCATTCGCCTCGGCGCCGCCCTCCGCGCGCCCGTGATCGGCAAGGCCACGAGCAGCGACATCGCGCCCGACGCCGCGGGAGATCTGCGCGTGGGCAACCTGGTGCTCCCGCGCAGCATCCAGCGCCCTTGGGAGCTCGAGTGGGGCTTCGCGATCCAGTTCGGGCCGAGGCCGCTCAACCTGCCGTGGCTCGACCCTCGCACGATCCCACGCGCGGATCTCGAGAAGCTCCGGAGGTCCCCCGACGACACGCGCCAGGTGCTCATCAACCGCTACGACAAACGGCGCCGCGCCAAGATCCCGCGGCCCAAGCTCCTCGTCTCCACGTCGTTCCTGGTCACCGGCGCCACGGCCAACGCCGTCGGCATCGAGAGCTTCCTCGCGCAGCGGGTCGATCGCTCGGGCCGCGTGGCCACGTTCATGCCCCGCGTGGGCGTCGAGGCCGAGCCGTTCCCCGACTGGCTCTGGATCCGGGCCGGCGCGTACCTCGAGCCGACGCGCTTCGACACGTCGTCGGCGAGGCTCCACGCCACGGTGGGCGCAGAGACGCGCATCTTCCAGAGCGACGTGTTCGGCTCGTTCGACTCGCCCGTCCCCTTTCGTATGGGCGTGAACCTCGACGTGGCGCGCGACTACTACGACTGGAACTGGACGTGGGGCCTCTGGTACTGACAGGCATGGCGATGAACGACAAAACCGTGGTGGTCACCGGGGCGAACCAGGGCATCGGCAGGGTGACGGCCAAGGAGCTCGCGCGCATGGGCGCACGGGTCGCGCTCGTGTGCCGAAACGCCGAGAAGGGCCAGGCCGTCGTCCGAGAGATCGAGGCCGCGGGCGGCAAGGCGGAGCTCGTCGTCGCCGATCTCTCGATCCAAGACGAGGTGCGCAAGGCCGGCCGCGAGCTCCGCGAGAAGCTCGAGACGATCGACGTGCTCGTGAACAACGCCGGGGTGCTCGTCACCGAGCGGCGTGTCACGAAGGACGGCATCGAAGAGACGCTGGCGCTGAACCACCTCGCCTACTTCCTGCTCACCCACGAGCTGCTCGAGCCGCTCACCAAAGCGAAGAGCGCGCGCATCGTGAACGTGAGCTCGAGGGCCCACCTCCGCGCCAAACCGAACCTCGACGACATCCAGTTCTCGCGCGGGTATTCCATGATCACCGCGTACTCGCACTCGAAGCTCCTCAACGTGCTCTTCACGTACGAGCTCGCGCGGCGCCTCGAGGGCACGAACGTCACCGCGAACTGCCTCCACCCCGGGGTCATCGCGTCGGGCTTCGCGCAGACGTACGGCGGCTTCGTGGCGACGCTGGCCAAGCTCGCGCGCCCCTTCCTGATGACCACCGAAGAGGGCGCCAAGACGCAGATCTACCTCGCGTCGTCGCCCGAGGTCGCAGGCGTCACGGGCCGCTACTTCGACCGCTGCAAGGCCGTGCGCTCGAGCAGCGCCAGCTACGACGTCGACACCCAAAAGCGCCTCTGGGAGATCTCCGAGAAGCTCGTGTTCGTGCGCGACAAGAGCCTCTGGGGCACCTACGCCAAGGCGTGAGGCGCCGATTCTTCGAAGAGATACGAGCATTTACGATACATCACGACCGAGGTCACACCTTGGGCCTCCCGCGCGACGTCTCCGTATGACGCGCATCGCGCTCCTCGCCTCGCTCGCCTTGGGTGCCCTCTCCGCGTGCGAAGCCTCGCGCCTCCACGAGGCCCCGGCCCCTCCATCGAAGCCCACCGCGACGGCGACGGCGACCTCCTCCGGCGCCGCCGAGAATCCCCTCGACGCCGGCACCGACGCCCAGGCCGACGCAGCGCCCCTCCGCGCGCAGCACGAGCCCGACGGCAACGACGACGCGACGAACGAGCCCGGCGCGAGCGGCCCCAGGCTCACGTCGGCCACGCTCACCAAGGTCGGCGTGCCGCCCCTCGGCCTCACCCGCATCTGCGATCTACGCGCCTTCGGTGGCAGCCTCTACGCCGCCCACGCGAACCAGCCGCTCGGCTCCGACGGCGCGACGATCACCCGCTTCACACCCGACGCCGCGAAGCCCTTCGCCGTCGCGTTCGATTGGAACCGCATCGGCGAGCCCACGAAGGGCGGCGGCGGTGGGCAGGGCTTCTTGCGCGTGCACGCCCTCGGGGGGCGGCTCTTCGTGCCCGACGCGGATCCTCCCTACGGGGGCCTCGGCGCCGTCGACTGGGGCACCGAAGGGTACGTGTTCGTGTCGGACCGCGAGGGTACGTTCGCGCGGGCACGTTATCCCCACGCCGGTCTCCCCGGGAGACCCGACGCCGACGGGAAAGCGGGCGCCTCCGTGCTCCCGCGCGCCTACCACGTGCTCGACGTGGCCTCGTACCGCGGGCACCTCTACGCCTCGACCGGCTCGGTGCCCCCGAACGAGCGCGCGTGGCAGGGCCCGGCGCCAGGCGCGCTCCACATGGCGACTCCGGACCTCTCGCGCTTCGCGTACGCGCTCGGCTTCCCTTCGCCGTACCCCGGCGGCGTGTGGCGCCTCACCTACCTCGTTCGGTTCCGCGACAGCCTCTACGCGGGGCTCCAAGACTTCGACGGCAAGAGCCCGTTCGACTACGCGCGCTTCACGCTCCCCGAGGGGCGCGACGTGCTCCGTGAGGGCGACGGCGTGGGCAAGCGCGTCACGGATCGCGGCGCGGCCTTCACGCTGCGCTGGTATGCCGACCGCGGCGCGCTCTATTGGATCGCGGGCACGTGGGGCGGCCCGGTGACCCTCCGAAAGACCACCGACGGCGACACCTGGGACACCGTCGACCTCCCCGCCGACGTGGGCCGCCCCACCGACGTGGTGCGCTTCGGCGGCGAGCTCGTCGTGCTCACCGAGCGCGCCCTCGTGGGCCTCGGAGACGGAGGAGAGCCTGCCCGAATCGTCGCCACGATCACGGACAAGAAGAGCCCGTTCTCGCTCGACGACGCGTTCTGCGCGGCGCCCCTCGGGGTGCTCGGTGGCGTGCTCTACGCGGGCGGTCAGCGCGGCGGCGCGCTCTACAGGTTCGAGCCCGCGGCTCCGGCAGCGCCGCCTCCATGAAACCTTCGGGGGAGCGTGGGCGGCTCAGGGCTCGGGATCGCAGGCGGGCAACGCGGTCTCGGAGGGAGCCGCCGGCACGAACCCGCGCTCGAGGGCCTCGCTCACCATCGCGCGGTACGCGGCCTCGGCCTCGTCGGCGGACGGGAATTTCTTCACTCGGACGGACGCGCGCGCATCGCCGGCGCGCCCACGCGCGTAGGCGAGATGAGGGCCGTCCATGGTGAGGTCGAGCCGCTCGCTCTCGGAGCGCTCCAATCGCAACGTCGCACGCATCGGTCGATTCCTTGGGGTCGGAGGTCGGGGTCTCACGCCGGCCCTCCCCCGAGCGCGCACGCTCAGAACCGAAACGTGTAGCCTACATAAGCGCCGTTGCTGGCCACACCCGCGCGGATCCTCTCGATCTCACGCGCCGCGCGCCAGGTCTTCGGTGGGAAGAGGTAAGGCAAGAAGGCCCCCGCGAAGCCGGTGAAGGCCGGAACGATGAAGTGGACGGCGCGCTCCGACACCTCCCACTCGAGCACGCGGCCGTAGGGAGCGCCGCTCTCGATCGCCACCATGATGGGGCCGAGCGCGGCCGAGGCGAGCGCGAGCGTGAGCGCCGTGGGCCACACGCTTCGGGCCGAGCCCTCGGGGGGCGGGCCGTACGCGTTCATGCGGTCGCACTTCGGGAAGGCGAGGTACATGCCCCCAACGAGCGCGCCCACGCTGAGGCCGACGAGACCGGCGCCGAACGTACGCCCGGCGGGGAGAGAGAGGTCGCCCTTGGTGCGCGCCTCCCAGGCCTCCCACGTCTCGTTCTCGGCCTCGCGGCGCGTGCCGATCTGGCGGAAGACGGCGGTGTCGAGGGCGATGCTCGCCACGAGGCCGGCGCCGAGCCCGGAGAGGTACACCCAATCCGTGGTGCTCGCCCGCTCGCAGAGCTCGATCTCCCGGGTTTGCCGCGGGCGATAGTCGCTCGCGGCGTAGACGTAGGGCCCGGGAGGGGATGGGTCGGGAGGGAGCGCGTCCACCGTGGGGCGGACCCTACCTCAGGCCCTCGAATTCTCGAACAGGAACGTGATGGTGCGCCCGTTCAGTGCGCGGCCATCGCGCCGAAGAGCCCGAGGAGGCCGAGCATGGTCGCGCCGAACGACGAGAAGAAGACGTACGCGAGCGTCGGGGGCTCGTTCCGCTGCTTCTTCTGCTGGAGGAAGTTGTTGGC
The DNA window shown above is from Myxococcales bacterium and carries:
- a CDS encoding SDR family oxidoreductase, translated to MAMNDKTVVVTGANQGIGRVTAKELARMGARVALVCRNAEKGQAVVREIEAAGGKAELVVADLSIQDEVRKAGRELREKLETIDVLVNNAGVLVTERRVTKDGIEETLALNHLAYFLLTHELLEPLTKAKSARIVNVSSRAHLRAKPNLDDIQFSRGYSMITAYSHSKLLNVLFTYELARRLEGTNVTANCLHPGVIASGFAQTYGGFVATLAKLARPFLMTTEEGAKTQIYLASSPEVAGVTGRYFDRCKAVRSSSASYDVDTQKRLWEISEKLVFVRDKSLWGTYAKA